The segment GGTGCCTTTGGCGAGGCCCGTGGACGAGGCGATGTCCGACAGGCCCAGCCGCCGCTCACCGCCGGCGAGCAACCGCAGCATCGCGGCCGCGCGTTCGACCGACTGGATGTTCCGTGCCATCGCCGTCCTGCCTCCGTCCCCTTCGGCCGTCCACGGACGGCAGCTGCCGCCGTCGTTCGGCAATGTCGAACACTACCGGTCCATGTCGACCTTCCGCTAACGTTCGGTCGATCCCTGTTACGTCACTTGTCTCTTCGCGGTGGCGCCCGCGTCGCCCGGTCGTGGGCCGCTCGGGAACGGCCCTGACCGCACTCGCGGTCCGCCGGTGCGGGACCGCCACGCGCGTCCGTCCCGTGGACGCCCCCGACCATAAGGCCTCCGTCCCGGCTACCCTGACGGCGTGCGCTCTCCTCGGCGCGGCTTCCCGTCCGCACCCGAGGTGACGCAAAGCCGACAGCCGTCGCACCTGAGGGAGCCCTTTCATGGCCTCTGTGCCGCCGACCCCTTCCGCCGACAGCCGGACCCGCGTGTCCGAGCTCCGAGAGGCCCTGGCCACCCGTGTGGTGGTCGCCGACGGGGCGATGGGCACCATGCTCCAGGCCCAGGAGCCCACACTCGAGGACTTCGAGCAGCTGGAGGGCTGCAACGAGATCCTCAACGTCACCCGCCCCGACATCGTGCGCTCGGTGCACGAGGAGTACTTCGCCGCGGGCGTCGACTGCGTCGAGACCAACACGTTCGGCGCAAACCACTCGGCCATGGCGGAGTACGACATCCCCGAGCGGGTGTACGAGCTCTCCGAGGCCGGCGCCCGCATCGCCCGCGAGAGCGCCGACGCCTTCGCCGCCCGCGACGGCCGCACCCGCTGGGTCCTCGGCTCGATCGGCCCCGGCACCAAGCTGCCCACCCTCGGCCACATCGCCTACGGCACCCTGCGCGACGGCTTCCAGGCCAACGCCGAGGGCCTGCTCGCCGGCGGCGCGGACGCCCTGATCGTGGAGACCACCCAGGACCTGCTCCAGACCAAGTCCTCCGTACTGGGCGCCCGCCGCGCCATGGAGGCGACCGGCGTCGAGGTGCCCCTGCTGGTCTCGATGGCGTTCGAGACGACCGGCACCATGCTGCTCGGCTCCGAGATCGGCGCCGCGCTGACCGCGCTGGAGCCCCTCGGCATCGACATGATCGGCCTGAACTGCTCCACCGGCCCGGCCGAGATGAGCGAGCACCTGCGCTATCTGGCCCGCCACGCCCGCACCCCGCTGCTCTGCATGCCCAACGCCGGCCTGCCGATCCTCACCAAGGACGGCGCCCACTTCCCGCTCGACGCCGAAGGCCTGGCCGACGCCCAGGACACCTTCGTCCGCGACTACGGACTGAACCTGGTCGGCGGCTGCTGCGGGACGACCCCCGAGCACCTGAGCCGGCTGGTGGAGCGGGTCCGGGGCGCCTCCCCGGCCGAACGCAGCCCCCGCCCCGAGCCGGGTGCCGCCTCCCTGTACCAGAGCGTGGCGTTCCGTCAGGACACCGCCTACATGGCGATCGGTGAGCGCACGAACGCCAACGGGTCGAAGAAGTTCCGCGAGGCCATGCTGGAGGGCCGCTGGGACGACTGCGTGGAGATGGCCCGCGACCAGATCCGCGAGGGCGCCCACATGCTCGACCTCTGTGTCGACTACGTGGGCCGCGACGGCGTCGCCGACATGGACGAGCTGGCGGGACGGTTCGCGACCGCCTCCACCTTGCCGATCGTGCTGGACTCCACCGAGGTCGACGTGCTGCGCGCGGGCCTGGAGCGGCTGGGCGGCCGGGCGGTGCTGAACTCGGTGAACTACGAGGACGGCGACGGTCCCGAGTCGCGGTTCGCGAAGGTCACGCAGCTGGCCCGGGAGCACGGCGCCGCGCTGATCGCGCTGACCATCGACGAGGAGGGCCAGGCGCGCACGGTCGAGGCGAAGGTGGCCATCGCCGAGCGCCTCATCGACGACCTGACGGGCAACTGGGGCATCCTCGAGTCGGACATCCTCATCGACTGTCTGACGTTCACGATCTGCACCGGCCAGGAGGAGTCCCGGGGGGACGGCATCGCCACGATCGAGGCGATCCGCGAGCTCAAGCGCCGGCGGCCCGACGTGCAGACCACCCTGGGTCTGTCGAACATCTCCTTCGGTCTGAACCCGGCCGCGCGGATCCTGCTGAACTCGGTGTTCCTGGACGAGTGCGTCAAGGCCGGCCTGGACTCGGCGATCGTGCACGCCTCGAAGATCCTGCCGATCGCCCGTTTCAGCGAGGAGGA is part of the Streptomyces asoensis genome and harbors:
- the metH gene encoding methionine synthase, with the translated sequence MASVPPTPSADSRTRVSELREALATRVVVADGAMGTMLQAQEPTLEDFEQLEGCNEILNVTRPDIVRSVHEEYFAAGVDCVETNTFGANHSAMAEYDIPERVYELSEAGARIARESADAFAARDGRTRWVLGSIGPGTKLPTLGHIAYGTLRDGFQANAEGLLAGGADALIVETTQDLLQTKSSVLGARRAMEATGVEVPLLVSMAFETTGTMLLGSEIGAALTALEPLGIDMIGLNCSTGPAEMSEHLRYLARHARTPLLCMPNAGLPILTKDGAHFPLDAEGLADAQDTFVRDYGLNLVGGCCGTTPEHLSRLVERVRGASPAERSPRPEPGAASLYQSVAFRQDTAYMAIGERTNANGSKKFREAMLEGRWDDCVEMARDQIREGAHMLDLCVDYVGRDGVADMDELAGRFATASTLPIVLDSTEVDVLRAGLERLGGRAVLNSVNYEDGDGPESRFAKVTQLAREHGAALIALTIDEEGQARTVEAKVAIAERLIDDLTGNWGILESDILIDCLTFTICTGQEESRGDGIATIEAIRELKRRRPDVQTTLGLSNISFGLNPAARILLNSVFLDECVKAGLDSAIVHASKILPIARFSEEEVATALDLVYDRRREGYDPLQKLMALFEGATTKSLKAGKAEELAALPLEERLKRRIIDGEKNGLEQDLAQALRSRPALDIVNDTLLDGMKVVGELFGSGQMQLPFVLQSAEVMKSAVAYLEPHMEKSDAEGKGTIVLATVRGDVHDIGKNLVDIILSNNGYNVVNLGIKQPVSAILEAAEEHRADVIGMSGLLVKSTVIMKENLQELNQRKMAADYPVILGGAALTRAYVEQDLHEIYQGEVRYARDAFEGLRLMDALIGVKRGVPGAKLPELKQRRVRPSAAAAEVEERPQEGHVRSDVATDNPVPEPPFEGTRVIKGIQLKEYASWLDEGALFKGQWGLKQARSGDGPSYEELVETEGRPRLRGLLDRLQTDNLLEAAVVYGYFPCVSKDDDLIVLDEQGNERTRFTFPRQRRGRRLCLADFFRPEESGETDVVGFQVVTVGSRIGEETAKLFASDSYRDYLELHGLSVQLAEALAEYWHARVRAELGFAGEDPADVEDMFALKYRGARFSLGYGACPDLEDRAKIAEMLRPERIGVHLSEEFQLHPEQSTDAIVIHHPEAKYFNAR